The DNA sequence tcttatcgaatgtcagaggaggctcgaggggctgaatagcccacttatgctcctatttcttgtgtattTGTTCTTAGACTCTGGCAGGCTGAGTGAAAAATGTTTGCGACTAAAAATAAATGATATTGTTTGAAGAGAACTTAGTCATCTAGTTAACTTCTGACATTGGATAGTTTTAACAGTATGAATGAAGTAATTGTATTTTTTTCTTTCAGTTCTAATTAAATTATAAACACACTGCTTTCTAAGAATCTTGTAAAATTCTTGCACAAAACTACATGTTGAACAATATACAAATAGGTCAACTTTCTTTTGGAACGTagatgtgaatgtattgtattAAAGCGAGAGgagtaacttttttaaaaagtacttgttTCACTGTTCTGACATAGGTGAGTGAAGGATATTCATTATTACCTGTGTATCTTGCACAGTAACTCCAGAAAAATAACAACATAAATAgtagtaggagtaggccatacgtcccctcgagactgctccatcattcaataatatcatggctgatctgatcttggcctcaactgcactttcctgccttccccccaaccccccagaTAACCCTTTACTACCCTAAAGTTCAAGAATCTGTCCATCTCAACCTTGAATATGTTCAGTgattcagcctccacagctctctcagttacagaattccaaagattcacaaccttctgaagaaattcctcctcatctctgtcttaaattattctgaaactatgccctctagttctagatttcccccttgaggggaaacatcctctcagcatctaccctgtcaagccccctcataatcttatatgtttcaataagatcacttcttattcttctaaactccaatgagtatcagccccacctttcctcataagacaaccccttcatcccaggaatcgatctagtgaaccttctctgaactgcctccaatgcaagtacatccctccttaaataacgaGACtgcaactgtacacagtacactagatgtggtcttaccaatgccctgtacaattgtagcaaaactttctTACTTTTATGCTCCAGCCCCCTTGCAATgaatgccaacattctatttgccttcccaattacttgctttacgcgcatgctaactttttgtgtttcacgtATGAGGATGCCCAGATGCCTATGTACTGCTATgtctctctccattgaaataatattttgcttttctattcttcctactaaagcctggctcgggtataaaattaaaaccggacccgggcccgacccgaccacagcctacccaaacccgacccgagccctttaTTTTTGCGCCCAACCCAacatgaatctccttcatctgttccagtagcaggctattcctgctgatggagttgtggggaattgtGGATAAGCCTGGTctcgtgacttcccagaagcagtgcCTAGCCCTGCCCGACCCGTACACAAATGCGggacttggaatttcgacccgCCCCGTACCAACACATGtattcgggtctagtcgggttcgggtcgggtagccaggctttacttcctaccaaagtggataacctcacattttccaattgccaaatttttgcccactcacaacctatcccATTGCAAATTCTTTAGCTGGAATTTACtccaccccaacgagccggatggtggcggtggggggggatggttgtgacgtaaaatggagcgggattggccacttaagggcctttgaccgtttccatgcggattttacgcatggcaagcgggtgtcctggagtcgggaaaagcaggcggcttctCCGCGTCCCGGGGGTGGGGGCCCTGCTCATTGGGCACAGGTGGGCCACCCCCacgtccccaaccacccccaggacccaacacggcccccttccccccccccccccccccaaacgaccactcttgcCTCGCCAGGGCTCGACCAATTACCCCTGGCGTAGCAACTAAAACTTACCTTaaatcccggctccatgtcttcctctgcggtcggttgggctgcagtcccagcagtggccacaactcccagcagctcaatgaggcgggacctcctccctcaagcgggcggAAGTCCCACCTCGGTCGGTGGCTAGCTCCtgtctgcccaacgtaaaatccagccctttgtgtctccCTCAAAGCTTACTTTCCCATCTCTTTGATTCATCAACAAATCTGGTTACAATGCACTCATTCTTTTCATCTTCTTGggttgataagtgccaagtaacattcgtgcgacagaagtgccgggcaatgactgtctcaaacaagagagaatctaaccatctccccttgacattcagtggcattatgattgcagaatcccccactatcaacatctgggggttaccattgaccagaaactgaactggagggagccatataaatacctagaACTCCTGcaatgaataactcacctcctgactccccaaagcctgtccactatctacaaggcacaagttaggagtgtgatggaatactctccacttgcctggatgggtgcagctccaacaacactcgaagcttgacaccattcaggacaaagtagtctgcttgattagcaccccatccacaaacattcactccctccaccaccgacgcacagtggcagcagtgtgtaccatctacaagatgcactgcagcaacgcaccaaggctccttagacagcaccttccaaacttgagacctctatcacctagaaggaaaagggcagcagatgcatggaaacaccatcacctgcaagttcccctccaagccatacactatcctgacttggaactatatcgctgtttcttcactgtcgctgggtcaaaatcctggagctcccttcctaacagcactgtggtgtccctacccaacatggactgcagtggttcaagaaggcagctctccaccaccttctctagggcaattagggataggcaataaatgctggcgtagccagtgaCGCCGACATCCCCCGAGCGAATATAAAACAAAAacaaagtcattaatttagattgtaaatagttgaggccccagcactgatccccgtcgCACCCCACTAGGAACAGATTGCCAACCTAaaagtgacccatttatcctgactgtttcctgttagttagctaatccactatccatgctaatgtactgcccccaacaccatgagctcttatcttgtggaataaccttttatgtggcaccttattgaatgccttttggaaatccaaatatattacatctactgtttcccctttatccatcctgcttattatatcctcaaagaactctaataaatttgtcacaagattttcctttcataaagcaacattgactctgcttgattgtgttATGTTCTAAATCTCCTGCTAgtaattccttaataatggattccagcaatttcccaatAACATacgttcggctaactggcctatagtctccagttttctgtctccctcctttcttgaataggagcattaattttgtggttttccaatctactGGGCCCTTTCCAGAtgtaggaattttggaagattacaaccaaagcatccactgtctctgcagccacttctttaagagccgaggatgtaggccattggGTCCAGGGGACACgtcagcctttagtcctattagtttgCCTAGTACTTTCTCTCTGATgatatgattgttttaagttcctccatccTTTTGCCCCGATTTTCTACTCtcattgggatgcttttagtgtcttctgtgGTAAAGAtaaacaaaatatctgttcaaagtctctgctatgTCCTAGTTtcccattactaattccccagtctcatcctctaaggaaccCAACATTGACTTTAGACAATCTTTTCCTTTTTGTATActcatatttcttgctagtttactctcaatccattttctccctctttttttaagtcatcctttgctggtttctaaaatttttcctaatcttctggcctactactaatctttgcaacattgtatgctttttctttcaattcgaTACCATtcttaactttcttagttagccacagatggtcgtCCTTCTTGTAGAGTCTTTCTTTCCCAATGGAATATATatttttgttgagaattatgaaatatctccttaaatgcctgTCACTCCTTAGCTAGCATCTTACctcttaatctattttcccagtctatTGTAGCTAACTTTCTCTTCATTCCTTTGTAactgcctttatttaaatttaagttCCCAACCCAcatttctcatcctcaaactgaatgtgaaattcaatcacgtTATGATCATTCTTCCTTAaaagatcctttactatgagatcattaattaaccaTGTCTCAATATTGCACCATTTGCCGACTTGGCATAAGCACGTTTTTTAAATATTCAGTTACCCAGTATTCATTGCCACATTCACCTTTTGAATGAGCCTTTTCTTTTTGACAAATAAAGCTAAAGCATGTTGGAATTTTTTATTGTAATGTAATCTGTTTGGATGATTTTCTTGCAGGCCTGATGAATATAGTAACCATACGAAGAAGATTGTTTAATATGAGATCATCTAGTATCAGTGAAAATTGCAAGGAAACTTTATATTGAAAGAACATATttttgttctgcaatgatgttccaCTGTTTGTCTGCAGACTGaaaaaaaagttagtatacagccgCTGCAATTTTCATAAACACCATGTCTCAGAATATTGACAATTCTTATAAAACTAGTTCAAGTTTAACCAACACACCCTACAAAGACGTTTTCTTAGATTTACAGACAGCAAAATTTGAAAATCTATACTATGGTGCCAGATCAGTACAAGGCCTTTCAAATGTTGCAGATAATCCAGATGTTCCTTTAGGATCATCATTACCAGTTGTACATCTGAGATCACTGCtgcataacaaaaatctattgaaatATATGAACGATGATCGACTCAAGCAGTCACCTTTTTGTGACTTGGTTATCATGGTGGAAGGAAAGCATTTTTGTGCCCATAAAGTGGTTGTTGCTGTGGGCAGCAGTTATTTCCATGCTtgcttaaccaaaaacccaaacatGGATAGTATCCAATTGGACCATGTAAGTTACTATGTTTTCCATCACTTGTTGGAGTTCCTATACACCTCTGAATTCTTCATACAGGAAAATGAAATCCCTTCAGTTTTGGAAGCGGCACAGTTTCTAGACATTATAGATGCAGTTAAATTGTTGACTGGCAATGAAAATGTGTCTAGGTCAACACAAACAGAATTGTTAACTGAAAATGACCAGTGTTTGGAAGAAAAGGATTCTCTTGAACCTGCTGCCAAATTACAAAATGTATGTACCTTCTGCAGTAAAAGTTTCTGTTACAAAAAATCCCTAGAAAACCATATAGCTAAAGCTCACGGTGCCAGCTCCGTGGTGCAAGAAGAAAGTGCTGATGTCACAAATATGGAACTTTCTACAAGGAGGTGGTCGACTCGAACTCGCAAGTGTCCAGCAAAGTTTGAGAGTAAAAGTAATGATGAAAACACAGATTTCTCTGAAGATGAATATTCCAGTAAAAATGGTAGTGACATGGAGAAGCATGATAATTGTGAAGGTGTAGAAAGTGAAGATGAAATTGAAAGAGTTGAAGTAATGTTTGAGGAAGAAATGGAAAAGGGCGAAGAAATTGAAAGGGCGGATGAGAATGGTGAAGAAACTGATGAGGATGCAGCTCTGGATGCAGAAGAAATTGAGCGGAATATTCCTAAGGAACTGGCTCCAGTCATTTCACAGACTGGGAGTAAGAAAACACTCCGGTGCCCTAAATGTGATAAAAGTTTTGATCGAATAGGTTGGTAAGATTAAACAGTGCTTGTTTTTCTGATAGTTATGTTGCCTGTTGCTCCCATTTAGTTGGATGTAACTCCTTTGTAGAAACAAAATCAGattaaaattaatttaaatttGATCTAAATCGGGTGAGCTCAATTTCGTTTACCATTTGCGACTTAAAAACTAAAATTTGATGTATTTATTTGCATATATTTCCATTTTACAATACGTAATTGTGTACAATCACACAAGATTACAAATTTCTGTTTTTCGTTTATGCTTCATTCCCCAGCTGTGAGGCTGGGTGACCAAGCATAGGCCTCTGCAAATACTGCTTCTGGCTTGTTGACTCCCATTCCCCCAAACTCTTGCTTTCCTCTTCCATTGTACTATGAAGTGCTGGAATCTCCCTCTGATGGCATACCTGGGGTGAAGAATTTGCTACAGTAGGGGCTATTGTGAGCGaaaactatggccggaattttacattgggcgggaggccccgcccactgggcaAAAAGTTGGGGCGAgactgcctctgccaggcctgggagccacactacgattttatgtggcccaggccctgaattggcctcgggcggggctatagcccctctgaggcaggaagtcctgtctccatgagctgctggccagttAACAGGCTagtagctctcagtcccagcagtgccaccaggagcggtggccactgctggactgcagccagggagaggagcaagagggacgCCAGCCCTGGAAAAAAAGTAAGTTTGTGGGGtctcaccggggacaattggccaAGCCTTGACGAGGTAAGAGGGATCGGTTGGTGGGGGGAGGAATGTAGTTCAGTGGGGGCGGTTGGACTGAGGGGTAcctctctgtggggcacagggtgcccgatcaggataaTATACCAGGTAATATACCATATacctggtaatataccagcggcggcgggaggaggcccttacgtgcagttaattggccacttaagggccttaattggccgggGGCAGGCGAGCCATTCCTCGCCACCGTCCCTCGTAAAATTGCGGCAGGGGTGGGAAGATGACAGAaacagcaccccctgcctcccactcaatgttTACGACCCTCCCGCCTCCAGGCCACTCCTGCGGGAGTGCTAAAATTCCGGCTTATGTGCTGGCGTCTGTGGTGCATTATATTGGATATATTTATACACTAAGCTGTCATAATCCTGTTGTTTACAGCAAACTTTATGTACCTTAATCTTCTATTTTGGATTTTATAGGAAAATATGAATGCCATGCTCGTGTGCATACAGGGGAAAAACCTTTTGAGTGTGATATTTGTAATCAGCGTTACTCCACCAAATCCAACTTAACTGCTCACAGAAAGAAGCATAATGCACAAGCTGCTATTCAACGAAAGGAACAAAAATGCCCATTCTGCAACAAGCTACATGCAAGCAAAAAAACATTAGCAAAGCATGTGAGGAGGTAAGTAAAACTGGTGATTATATTTTGTTAAAGTATTTGCAAGTCCCTCCATTTTCTGCTCCTTATGGTAGCCAAATTGTATTTGGATTGTCAAAAATGAACCAACATTTACTATTTTTCATGGGTTGTTCCCAAATTTTAGTAATATATTTATTGTATAGTCATATTTGTCAGTTTGAACAAAAGTACCAAATAAACAGCGACATTAAAACAATATATAAATGTTACTAGAAAATTGCCATCCTAttttaaaagaaagacttgaatttatatagcacctttcacaaccacaatcagatcagccatgatctcatcgaatggcagagcagacccgaagggtcaaatggcctactcctgctcctaagtcctatgttccagaggatgtcccgaagtgctttacagtcaatgaagtactttttgaagtgtagttactgtcgtGATATAGGaaatttggcagccaatttgcacacagcaagctctctcaaacagcaatgtgagaatgaccagataatctgcttttgcaatgttgattcagggataaatattggccaaggcactgggggtaactcccctgctcttctcagaaatagtgccgtgggatcatttatatccacctgagagggcaggtgggccttcggtttaatgtctcatccgaaagatggcacctgtgACAATGTAGCACTTCCTCACTACTACACTGGCGTGCCAACTTCTTGATCTGCATGATTCACTATAGGCTTGTTAATGTTCATAAGCAAAGCAATGCAAAAGATTTGGGAGAAACCAGAAAAGCATAATAAGTTATTTCAGTCAGCAATTGTCATATATATAAAAGAGCTTTCATATATAATAGAACTGACACCCTTATTTTATGACAATATTGAATAACACGGTGTGTACGTTGTGGTTTTACCACTCCGAGGATTGCTTTGCCATGATGTTGGACAGAGTGGCAAAACAATTATAGAATTGGTAAAATACTTTTTGTTATTCCCTAAATAAAGCAAAGTCTATATAATAAATGTTTAACAATAAATATTAAATATTTTCAAGCATTAAACAGCAAAAAAGGGGCACCAAAATATACCGGTAACTATTTAGATTAACCACCCTTCATAATGTTGAGGATTTACAATTCAGAACACAGATTCCCTGTGAAGGATTTACCAAAAAATGTTTGCCTTTTATTCTTATTTTCATTTGTAATGGCAACAACACACTAATTTACCTGATTTTGGAATGATTCCAGATTCCATCCAGCTAACGTACAAGAGTTTTTTGCTGCCAGAAAGAAGAAGAGTGAAGCTTGGAAGTGTGATGTAAGTTCTTTTCTGTCCCCCACACCCACTGACCTCCCAACTCCAAGAATAACATACAGAAACAGTACCTGAGATTATCTGCGCTCACCCCCCTGTATTAGCAACCTGCAGTATTTGAAGTATTGGAACTTTTTGTGATGATTTTCCATTGCTTTTTTTGGTCATAGGTATGTAACAAAACCTTTACTCGGAGACCTCATCTTGAGGAGCACATGATTCTTCATACACAGGATAAACCATTCAAATGTAGTTACTGTGAGGAACATTTCAAATCAAGATTTGCAAGACTTAAACATCAGGAAAAGTTTCATCTGGGTATGCATAAGTGCACAAAATAAAATGTTAACATTTTAAAAATCCCCAAAACTTAATATCTTTTCATTTAAGGCTAATTTTGATTGTGGTAGTGTTTACCACCTAGTTGTGTAGCTCAGTCTGAATGTCGTTTTTTTTGGTAATTGttacaatttcagatttttatagcACTTTTCAGTCTGCGTGCATGCATCGTATACTTTACAATTCAGAAGTTTATTTTATCTACCCTTCAGCGTTATTCGACCTGTGGGTCAACAATTGCCCCACATCCATTAATCTATTTACTAGATTTAATGCTGCACTATATACTCACTTTGAATTGTTACTTATTAAATGCAGACAGAAGGGCTAGAATAACCAATACGTGTCATGTTTCTATTTAATAATATGAAACATACATATGGGAAAACTCCATAACAGCTTAACTATCCTTCACAAGAAATGAAAGTTGTCTGATTTTTGGGAAGTATAGAGTAAATCTTGGCAGACACAAATATAGTTTCCAGCCAACTGTATTGTGAATATAATTGTGCCAGTTTAGTTTGCTTATGATTCAGATGATAATGGGTTTAACTCCCACAATAGATTTGAGCTCATAATCTAAGTTTAACTTGAGTGTACTGCATTGCTTGAAGTAAACTTTCATGTGAGATGTTCAGCCAAGGCCCTGTTTGCCTGCTCGGGTGGAGTTAAAAGGTCCCATGACACTTCTTGAAAAAGAATGAGGAGTTCCTATCTGAATCCTACCTCCCCAACACAACCAAAAACAGACTATATGGTCATTCACTTATTTTGTTACTTGGAGGACCTCACTGACGGCAAATATTGCTTATTTAGCTGCATAACAAGAGGTAGCTGCACTTCAAAAGCAATCCATTTGTTGCAAAGTGCTATGGGACATCTGGGAGATGTGAAAGACATTTTTAAATCCAAGTTCTTCTTTATCAGCAAAGTAAATACAGCAATTTGGACATCTTGTACCACTTTCAGTATCTGTAAAACAAATTTAAGTTTCTCCCTCGAGAAGAATTAAATGGGTAAGCTTTCAGATGAGTCAAGCAGCAGATTTTATCAGAACTACCTGTTTTAATGTACTGGTTTGCAGCATTAGGTTCTCTGATATCAGGTTTCCAATCATTTCCTTTAAAGAATTAATTCAGTTTGTATTTCCTCATCTCCCGTGTTACAGTAGAAACAAAGGAACTTAAGTACAGGgtcggcggtggcgtagtggtattatcactggactagtaacccagagacccagggtattcctctggggacatgggttcgaatcccaccacagcagaaggtggaatttgaatttaattaataaatctggaattaaaactagtctaatgatggccatgaaaccattgtcgattgttgtaaaaacccatctggttcactaatgtcctttagggaaggaaatctgctgtccttacctggtctggccgacatgtgactccagacccagagcaatgtggttaactcttacatgccctctgaaatggcctagcaagctactcagttgtacctaaccgctacaaagtctataaaaaggaatgaaaccggacggaccacccggcacgacctaggcaccggaaacgacaatggcaaacccagccctgtcgaccctgcaaagtcctccttactaacatctgggggcctgtgtcaaagttgggagagctgtcccacagactagtcaagcaacagcctgacatagtcattctcacggaatcataccttacagacaatgtcccagacactgccatcaccatccccgggtacgtcctgtcccaccggcaggacagacccagcagaggtggtggcacagtggtatacagtagggagggagttgccctgggagtcctcaacatcgactccggaccccatgacgtctcatggcatcaggtcaaacatgggcaaggtaacctcctactgattaccacctaccgccctccctcagctgatgactcggtactcctccatgttgaacaccacttggaggaagctctgagggtggcaagggcacaaaatgtactctgggtgggggacttcaatgtcaatcaccaagagtggctcggtagcaccactactgaccgagctggccgagtcctaaaggacatggctgctagactgggtctgcggcaggtggtgggggaaccaacacgagggaagaacatactcgacctcatcctcaccaatctgcctgccgcagatgcatctgtccatgacagtattggtaggagtgaccaccgcacagtccttgtggagacgaagtcctgccttcacattgaggataccttccatcgttttgtgtggcactatcactgtgctgaatgggatagatttcgaacagatctagcaatgcaaaactgggcatccatgaggcgctgtgggccatcagcagcagcagaaatgtactcaaccacaatctgtaacctcatggcccggcatatcccccactctaccattaccatcaagccaggagaccaaccctggttcaatgaagagtgcaggagggcatgccaggagcagcaccaggcatacctcaaaatgaggtatcaacctggtgaagctacaacccaggactacttgcatgccaaactgcgtaagcagcatgcgatagacagagctaagcgatcccataaccaacggatcagatctaagctctgcagtcctgccacatccagccgagattggtggtggacaatttaacaactaactggaggaggtggctccacaaatatccccatcctcaatgatgggcgagcccagcacatcagtgcgaaagataaggctgaagcatttgcaacaatcttcagccagaagtgccgagttgatgatccatctcggcctcctcctgaagtccccagcatcacagatgccagacttcagccaattcgtttcactccacgtgatatcaagaaacgactgaaggcactggatactgcaaaagctatgggccctgacaatattccggcaatagtcctgaagacctgtgctccagaacttgccgcgcccctagccaagctgttccagtacagctacaacactggcatctaccctgcaatgtggaaaattgcccaggtatgtcctgtacacaaaaagcagtacaaatccaacccgatcaactaccgccccattagcctactctcaatcatcagtaaagtgatggaaggtgtcatcaacagtgccatcaagtggcacttgcttagcaacaacctgctcagtgatgctcagtttgggttccgccagggccactcagctcctgatctcattacagccttggttcaaacatggacaaaagagctgaactcaagaggtgaggtgagagtgactgcccttgacatcaaggcagcatttgaccgagtatggcatcaaggagccctcacaaaactgaggtctatgggaatcaggggaaaaccctctgctggctggagtcatacctagcgcaaaggaagatggttgtggttgttggaggtcaatcatctgagctccaggacatcactgcaggagttcctcagggtagtgtcctgggccccaccatcttcagctgcttcatcaatgaccttccttcaatcataaggtcagacgtggggatgttcgctgatgattgcacactgtttagcaccatttgtgactcctcagatactgaagcagtccgtgtagaaatgcagcaagacctggacaatatccaggcttgggctgataagtggcaagtaacatttgcgccgccgtacaagtgccaggcaatgaccatctccaacaagagagaatctaaccatctccccttgacattcaacggcatttccatcgctgaatcccccactatcaatatcctaggggctgccattgaccagaaactgaactggaatggccatataaatactgtggctacaagagcaggtcagaagctaggaatcctgaggcgagtaactcaccacctgactccccaaagcctgtccaccatctacaaggcacaagtcaggagtgtgatggaatactctccacttgcctggatgggtgcagctccaacaacactcaagaagctcgacaccatccaggacaaatcagcccgcttgattggcaccccatctacaaacattcactgcctccaccaccgacgcacagtggcagcactgtgtaccatctacaagatgcactgcagcaatgcaccaaggctcctcagacagcaccttccaaacccgcgacctctaccaactagaaggacaagggcagcaaatacatgggaacaccaccacctgtaggttcccctccacgtcacacaccatcctgacttggaactatatcgccgttccttcactatcgctgggtcaaaatcctggaactcccttcctaacagcactgtgggtgtacctaccccacatggactgcagcggttcaagaaggcagcttgccaccaccttctcaagggcaattagggatgggcaataaatgctggcctggccagcgacgcccacatcccatgaatgaattttaaaaaacttcgcaacaggagtagtccattcaggcccttgagcctgttctgccactcagtTTGATCATGGCTGAATTTGAGTTCTGGAAGTAGATTGCCAACCAACTTGGCTAGGGATGTTGTATTGATCTTAGCAACCTAATTGGGGGTGAAAATCAGAAAAATAGCATGATAGCTTACAAAAAATAAATCAAAGCGTGGTGATCAATATTTTGCATGAAGTAACATTGTGAACTGATTCACTGATACAAAGTGGACTGTGGGCACCAGTCCACATTAATAATAATAATGTAACAGAACATAACTTTATATGTTATTGGAGAAGATATTCTATACAAAATAGTTTGATTGTTCTCCGGATACCCTTGGATAGCAGATATAAAGCATAACACAGAACAAAGGATGATTGAGATACCAGTGAGTGTTTAAAACATTCA is a window from the Heterodontus francisci isolate sHetFra1 chromosome 8, sHetFra1.hap1, whole genome shotgun sequence genome containing:
- the zbtb41 gene encoding zinc finger and BTB domain-containing protein 41 isoform X1, translated to MSQNIDNSYKTSSSLTNTPYKDVFLDLQTAKFENLYYGARSVQGLSNVADNPDVPLGSSLPVVHLRSLLHNKNLLKYMNDDRLKQSPFCDLVIMVEGKHFCAHKVVVAVGSSYFHACLTKNPNMDSIQLDHVSYYVFHHLLEFLYTSEFFIQENEIPSVLEAAQFLDIIDAVKLLTGNENVSRSTQTELLTENDQCLEEKDSLEPAAKLQNVCTFCSKSFCYKKSLENHIAKAHGASSVVQEESADVTNMELSTRRWSTRTRKCPAKFESKSNDENTDFSEDEYSSKNGSDMEKHDNCEGVESEDEIERVEVMFEEEMEKGEEIERADENGEETDEDAALDAEEIERNIPKELAPVISQTGSKKTLRCPKCDKSFDRIGKYECHARVHTGEKPFECDICNQRYSTKSNLTAHRKKHNAQAAIQRKEQKCPFCNKLHASKKTLAKHVRRFHPANVQEFFAARKKKSEAWKCDVCNKTFTRRPHLEEHMILHTQDKPFKCSYCEEHFKSRFARLKHQEKFHLGPFPCDICGRQFNDTGNLKRHIECTHGGKRKWTCFICGKSVRERTTLKEHLRIHSGEKPHLCSICGQSFRHGSSYRLHLRVHHDDKRYECEECGKTFIRHDHLTKHKKTHSGEKAHQCEECGKCFGRRDHLSVHYRSVHLGEKVWQKYKATLHQCEVCKKEFKGKSSLDMHFRTHSGEKPYKCQVCNQAFRIKKTLTKHMVIHSDARPFNCHHCNATFKRKDKLKYHMDHVHGTKSLEQSIVAASEVKMVSQQLLYAQDGKMYQTDAKPYLDQNKVYSGESKTTIQNIHGDVTLVPVRIADTAVQPEAAQHDAPLASQPHSLLHSQQPHQQTDYQRANDLAFLEKYTLTPQPANIVHPVRADQMLDPRDQSYLGTLLGLDTGTPVQSISNAEH
- the zbtb41 gene encoding zinc finger and BTB domain-containing protein 41 isoform X2, with product MSQNIDNSYKTSSSLTNTPYKDVFLDLQTAKFENLYYGARSVQGLSNVADNPDVPLGSSLPVVHLRSLLHNKNLLKYMNDDRLKQSPFCDLVIMVEGKHFCAHKVVVAVGSSYFHACLTKNPNMDSIQLDHVSYYVFHHLLEFLYTSEFFIQENEIPSVLEAAQFLDIIDAVKLLTGNENVSRSTQTELLTENDQCLEEKDSLEPAAKLQNVCTFCSKSFCYKKSLENHIAKAHGASSVVQEESADVTNMELSTRRWSTRTRKCPAKFESKSNDENTDFSEDEYSSKNGSDMEKHDNCEGVESEDEIERVEVMFEEEMEKGEEIERADENGEETDEDAALDAEEIERNIPKELAPVISQTGSKKTLRCPKCDKSFDRIGKYECHARVHTGEKPFECDICNQRYSTKSNLTAHRKKHNAQAAIQRKEQKCPFCNKLHASKKTLAKHVRRFHPANVQEFFAARKKKSEAWKCDVCNKTFTRRPHLEEHMILHTQDKPFKCSYCEEHFKSRFARLKHQEKFHLGPFPCDICGRQFNDTGNLKRHIECTHGGKRKWTCFICGKSVRERLHLRVHHDDKRYECEECGKTFIRHDHLTKHKKTHSGEKAHQCEECGKCFGRRDHLSVHYRSVHLGEKVWQKYKATLHQCEVCKKEFKGKSSLDMHFRTHSGEKPYKCQVCNQAFRIKKTLTKHMVIHSDARPFNCHHCNATFKRKDKLKYHMDHVHGTKSLEQSIVAASEVKMVSQQLLYAQDGKMYQTDAKPYLDQNKVYSGESKTTIQNIHGDVTLVPVRIADTAVQPEAAQHDAPLASQPHSLLHSQQPHQQTDYQRANDLAFLEKYTLTPQPANIVHPVRADQMLDPRDQSYLGTLLGLDTGTPVQSISNAEH